The following nucleotide sequence is from Ignavibacteria bacterium.
ATTTCTCCCACAGATGCAACTTTCGATAGTTCGGATAATTCACTTGTTAAATTTGTAATTTCTTTCTCTTTTATTTCGACTTTTTCATAAAGAAAATTATTCGCAATCGCAGAAAAAGCAAGGTTAGAAAGAATTGAAATCAGAGAAATTTTTTTCGGAACAATGTCCGATCTCCCATAATTTGTTCTAAGGACAAGCAATCCGTAATCTACCTTGGATAATAACAGCGGAACAACGAAAAAAAATTTTTTTATTTCATTTTGCGCCAATTCGAGATCTGGAACAACGGCTATTTTCTTTTCGGAAATAATCCAATCTGCAATTCCTTCTTCAATCATTTTGTCGACAATTTGCTGGCAATTATTCTCGGAGCCATCCGAAATTGACATCAACTTTTGTTTACTATCTTCCCAGAGAAATAGTCTGCAAAAGTCATTAGCTAAAATGCTTTGTAATAATTCCTGCAGTTTTTTTTCAATTTGATCAGCATTGCTCGATGAATTTATTGTTTCTATCATTTCAGAAACTAATATCAAGTCATTTGATTGACTTTGGAACTCATCATTATAAAGCCGGAATCCATTGTAATTCTCAATGAATTTCGTTTTTAATGATAAACTAGTGTTTTGATTGCTTATTTGACCGAGAGGTGAATTCATTTAGTTTACTTGCATCGAAGCTAATTCTTTGAAATTGCTGTTAATAAGTTCTATTGTACTTCTTATCAATCCTTGAAGATAGGTTTCATCGGGAAGTTCTAATGTTTCAATTATTGAATCATCAAGTTTTTCGCTCTCCTCTACGAGCAAATATGGTTCGGATACTAAACTTGAAATATGATCGGCAAGATGAATTAATGCAGTAAGTGTTGGATTAAGAACTGCTTCACTTGGAGAATGATGAAACCTGATTGATTCGATTAACTGTGCCGGAAAATTCCACTTCGAAGCTAAATGGCTTCCAATTTCAGGATGGGTTTTACCAATTATAATTTTTTCTGCATCTAATTGACTGATCTTTTGATAGAATCTCAATTCAGATATGAGATTGAATTCACTAGTTAAATATTTTTGCATAGTCGATATGCCGATATCGTGAAGCAATCCGGCAATAAATGCTTCGCCTGATACTCTGTAACCAAAATCGTTAGCCAACATTCGGGCAACCGTACCGCAGAGAATCGAATGTTTTCCAAAATAATTTGTATTAAAATATCTTTCGTTACGGGATTGTGCCGAATTCAAAATAGAAAGACTAATAATAAGCTCTTTTATCGTATCGAAACCGAGAACAACAATTGCCAACTCAATTGTTGAAACTTTTTGCGTTAAGCCATAAACAGGTGAATTAGCTAAACTAAGAATTTTTGCAACCATTCCTTGATCTTGGCTGATTAGTTTAGCAAGTTTTGCTGCACTGACATACGGCTTATCGATCATATTCATGATCTCATTAGCTACATTAGGAAGAGTCGGCAGTTCGGCAACTTCATCAATCTTTTTAATATTGAATTTTTCTATGTTATTTATGTGAGTCATTGGCATTCAAATTAGTGAATAAGTTTTGAAATCCTTGATTTGAACTTTTTCATCAGATCGCTGTGAATCTGTGAAACCCGCGACACAGAAATTTCGAGTACATCGGCAATCTCCTGATAGTTCATATCTTCATAATAATAAAGTGTAAGAATCAATCTCTGTTTTTCTGGAAGTGAATTAATTTCCTTCAGGATCATTTCCTTGAGGTCTTCTTTTTCAATCTCTTCAGCGGGTGTATCTTCTTGATTGGAAATAAATTCGATCATTGTATCGGAATCTTCCCCAACTTGCTGAGTTAGAGAGATTTTCTGATACTCTTTCAAATAGTCAGTTAAAGTTACTTCTTCCATCTCACAGGCTTTACGCTTTTTATTTTCTTCCTCAATTTCTTTTTTTAGATTTTCTTTATATGAACGTGGGATGAAATCAAGTTTTCTAAGCTCATCGAGGATCATTCCGCGTATTCTTGGGATGGCATAAGTTTCGAACTTTACACCATATCTCGGATTGAAGCGATCTATTGCTTCGCTTAAACCTAGAATTCCATATTGGAAAAAATCTCTATCATCCAGAACGGCAGCATTTCTTAAATCGGTTCTGTGAATTACATAGTGGACAAGTTTAGAATATTGTTTCATCAACTCAGTTTTTAAAGAAGTAGCAGACGTCTTCTTGTATTCCTTCCACAGCACTGCAGTAGTCATCGCATTACTCCTGAATTTAATTTGTGTTCTGGTTTTGAATTTAGAATCGATAGGTT
It contains:
- a CDS encoding GAF domain-containing sensor histidine kinase: MNSPLGQISNQNTSLSLKTKFIENYNGFRLYNDEFQSQSNDLILVSEMIETINSSSNADQIEKKLQELLQSILANDFCRLFLWEDSKQKLMSISDGSENNCQQIVDKMIEEGIADWIISEKKIAVVPDLELAQNEIKKFFFVVPLLLSKVDYGLLVLRTNYGRSDIVPKKISLISILSNLAFSAIANNFLYEKVEIKEKEITNLTSELSELSKVASVGEISDNFFHTMKNRVQVMISSLELIKKNVKTEDVMKILKAEVDRTSKALKSISDFSRSMFAKYDYGYYGINSIISSTVDVLEATLSKAKLNVEVKEHPMHPQFYGSANAIMQVLVFVLNELRKQLSTGSSILIECAEQQERISIKIISKDTNPERKDFYELFIEKHNVKFAAAKRLIEQNRGAFTSAIETNNKIVLNLTIPKRVRGLKSFTSN
- a CDS encoding HDOD domain-containing protein, whose product is MPMTHINNIEKFNIKKIDEVAELPTLPNVANEIMNMIDKPYVSAAKLAKLISQDQGMVAKILSLANSPVYGLTQKVSTIELAIVVLGFDTIKELIISLSILNSAQSRNERYFNTNYFGKHSILCGTVARMLANDFGYRVSGEAFIAGLLHDIGISTMQKYLTSEFNLISELRFYQKISQLDAEKIIIGKTHPEIGSHLASKWNFPAQLIESIRFHHSPSEAVLNPTLTALIHLADHISSLVSEPYLLVEESEKLDDSIIETLELPDETYLQGLIRSTIELINSNFKELASMQVN
- a CDS encoding sigma-70 family RNA polymerase sigma factor translates to MTTAVLWKEYKKTSATSLKTELMKQYSKLVHYVIHRTDLRNAAVLDDRDFFQYGILGLSEAIDRFNPRYGVKFETYAIPRIRGMILDELRKLDFIPRSYKENLKKEIEEENKKRKACEMEEVTLTDYLKEYQKISLTQQVGEDSDTMIEFISNQEDTPAEEIEKEDLKEMILKEINSLPEKQRLILTLYYYEDMNYQEIADVLEISVSRVSQIHSDLMKKFKSRISKLIH